GTCGCCGTTGCCCGCGGCGATGACGGCCTCGTAGGTGCCGACGTCGATGCCCTTGAGGATCGAGGTGAGCATGAGGTCGGCGACCGACGGGTCGGTCTCGGTGAAGTCGGCGTCGACACCGATCATCGCGATCTCGCGGCCGGAGTCGCGGATGGCCGCGGCAGCCGACTGGTAGATCGGGCCGCCGACGGGCAGGAGCACGTCGACGTTCTGGTCGATGAGGCCCTGCGCGGTGTTGCGCGCCGTGTCGTTGGCCTCGAAGCCACCGGTGAAGAGGCCGTCGGTGCCATCCCAGCCGAGGACCTGCACATTCGTGCCCTTCTCGGTGTTGTGGTAGTCGACGCCCTGCTTGAAGCCGTCCATGAAGATCGAGACGGTCGGGAAGTTCATGCCGCCGAAGGTGCCGACGACGCCGGTCTTCGAGTAGTCGGCGGCCGCGTAGCCGGCGAGGAATGCCGCCTGGGCCGTGTCGAAGATGATCGGCTTGATGTTGTCGGAGTCGGTCTTGCCGTCGAAGTCGTTGTCGACCACGTCGTCGATCGAGACGTACTCGATGTCGGGGTTCGCCGCGGCGGACTCGCCGGCGGCGGCGGCGAGCGCGAAGCCGACCGTGGTGATGAGGTTGCAGCCCTGGTCGACGAGGTTCGTCAGGTTGGGCGCGAAGTCCGTCTCGGAGTCGGACTGCACGGTGACCGGCTCGACGCCGAGCTCGTCGGCGGCCTTGGTCAGGCCCTCGAACCCGAGCTGGTTGAACGACTTGTCGTCGAAACCGCCCGCGTCGGAGACCATGCAGGGGAGGAAGTCGGATGCCGCCGCCCCGTCGGTGGAGCCCGAGTCCTCGGGCGCGGATCCGCAACCGGCGAGCAGCACGGCTGCGCCGAACATCGCAAGACCGCCGAGGGCGGCCTTCCTGGTCGTGACCTTCACTGTGTCCTCCAAAGACTGCGCCCCGACCGTCGCGGGGACTCGATGAGTCACGTTACCGAATGTTGCGGCCGCCGCCCCGGCCCAGTCGCCCGGGGACATGCAATGGTTATGAAGACGCGACATTCTGCTCATATGAGCAGGCCGTTACTCCCCCGCACGGGGGCCAGCGCTCCGGGCCGGGGCCCTCGTGCCCGCTCCGGGTCAGCGCGAAGCGGGTGAGCTGGGCGAATCGACGACGAGCTCACCGGCGATGATCGCCTGTCGCAGGCCCTCGATCTCGCCGTCGAGCTCGGGCGTGACGAGCGCCGCGAGGTCGTGGTAGGGCGCGATCTCGACGCCGCCGTTCTCGAGGGTGCCGACGTAGGGCTCGTTCGAGAAGGAGCCGTCCTGTACGGCGCCGACGATCTCGACCATCGCGTCCTGCGTGTTCTTCAGCACGCTCGTGAGCAGCACCGGCCGGAACTCGGCGGCCAGCGACTCGTACCCGTCGCTGTCGACCCAGATGACCGACACGCCGCCGCGCTCGAGCGCGGCCGAGGCCGCGCCCTCCCCCACCTGGCCGGCGACCGGCAGGATCACGTCGGCGCCCTGGTCGATGAAGCCCTCGGTGAGCGCCTTGCCCTTGTTGATGTCCTCGAAGTCGCCGGTGAAGGCGCCGTCCTGCTTCGCCTTGTCCCACCCGAGCGCCCGTACGGCGGTGCCGTGCACCTCGTTGTACTTCGCGACGCCGTCGACGAACCCGTCCATGAAGAGCGTGACCGGAGGCTGGTTGCCGCCGCCGAACGTGGCCACCACGCCCGTCTTCGACACGCCCGCGGCGAGGTACCCGGCGAGGAACGAGGCCTGCGCGGTGTCGAACACCACCGGCTTGACGTTGTCGCCCTCGACGGTCTCGTCGACGATGGCGAAGGCGAGGTCGGGGTTCGCCTCGCCCTGCTCGAGCGTCGCCTCGGCCAGCTCGTAGCCCACCGTCACGATGAGCTCGCAGCCCGAGTCCACCGCCTGCTGCACGTTGGGGGCCAGGTCGGTCTCGCCGGTCGAGACGATGGCCTCGGCGTCGACGCCGAGCTCGTCCTCCGCCTGCTGCAGGCCCTCCCAGCTCGACTGGTTGAAGGAGCGGTCCTCGAGCCCACCCGAGTTGGTCACCATGCGGACGCACCCCGCGTCGGCGGCGTCGCTGCCGCCCGACTCGGGCGCGGGTGCACAGCCCGCGAGCATGACGGATGCCGCGACGAGCGCAGCCCCACTGCCGAACCACCGTCGCACCGACATCCGCAGCTCCCGTTCCCTCGTGTGATCGCTAGAGCACGTCGCTCGAACCGCCGAGGCGCAGCGCGTCGACGACGGCCTTGACCCGCTGGGCGTGCTCGCTCGTGGTGACGAGGAGCGCGTCGGGCGTGTCGACCACGACGATATCGTGCACCCCGATCAGGCTGATGACCCGGTTCGCGCGACTCACCACGATGCCGCTGGAGGCGTCGGCGAGCACTCGCGCGTTCTCGCCCAGGATCGCCAGCTCGCCGGAGCGCCCCGCCGTGTTGAGCTTGGCGAGCGAGGCGAAGTCGCCCACGTCGTCCCACTGGAAGTGCCCGCGGATCACGGCGAGGCGCCCGGCCGCGGCCGCCGGCTCGGCGACGGAGTAGTCGATCGCGATCTTCTCGATGGTCGGCCAGATGCGGTCGACCGCCGGTCCGCGCGTCGCGGGGTCGTCCCATGCCGCGGCGAGCTCCACGAGCGCGTCGTGCAGCTCGGGCTTCGTGCGCGCGAGCTCCTCGAGCAGCGTCGACGCCTTCGCGATGAACATGCCGGCGTTCCACAGGTGGTCGCCGCCCGCGAGGTAGCGCCGGGCGGTGTCGAGGTCGGGCTTCTCGACGAAGTTGGAGACCGCCTCGACGCGCTGGGCACCGGGCACCTCGAGGGGTCCGCCGCACTCGATGTAGCCGAAGCCCACCGCCGGCTCGGTGGGCGTGATGCCGATGGTCACGATGTAGCCGGCGCGCGCAGCCGCCACGGCGTCGGCGACGGCGGAGCGGAAGAGGGCATCGCCCGAGATCACGTGGTCGGCTGCGAACGAGCCGATCACGACGCCGGGCTCGCGGCGCTCGAGGATGGCCGCGGCGAGGCCGATGGCGGCGGTGGAGTCGCGGGGCTCGCTCTCGAGCACGACGTTGGCGTCCGCGAGGGACGGGAGCTGCTCCTCGACGGCGGCGCGGTGTGCGCGCCCGGTGACGACCATGATGCGCTGCTCCCCCGAGAGCGGCGCGAGCCGGTCCCACGTGTCCTTCAGGAGCGTCTGGCCCGACCCGGTGAGATCGTGAAGGAACTTCGGGGCGTCCGCCCGGGACAGCGGCCACAGTCGGGAGCCGACGCCTCCGGCGGGAATCACACTGTAGAAGCCGTCGAGGGGAAGGGAACGATCAGACATGGGTCCGAGGATACCGGGCCGTGTGTTTCGGCCGGGGGCTGCGCAGGCGAACGGCACACGGCAGGCGGCATCCGCTCGAGCAGGTGTCTCGACATCGAGACAGTTAGGCAGCCCTAAGCGGCGTCGCGATCGGCTCGGGACTACACTCGAACCGGGCCGTGCGCCCGTCGTGCCCTCATGTCCAGGGCGTATCACACAGCCAGGGAGGGTTGTTCATGCCAGAGACCTCGGCAGGAACCCTGACCGCATCCGGGAAGCCGGCGAAGCAGAGGCCTGGCGGCACGCTGTATCGCGGCCGAGAGGGCATGTGGTCGTGGGTGCTGCACCGCATCACGGGTGTCGCGATCTTCTTCTTCCTCCTCGTGCACGTGCTCGACACGTCGCTCGTACGGGTGAGCCCCGAGGCCTACAACGCGGTCATCGGCACGTACCAGACGCCCCTCATGGGGCTCGGCGAGACCGCGCTCGTCGGCGCGATCGTCTTCCACGCCTTCAACGGGCTGCGGATCATCCTCGTCGACTTCTGGGCGTGGGCCACCCGGCACCAGAAGGTGCTGTTCTACGTGGTCATCGCGCTCTGGGTCGTGACCATGCTCGCCTTCGTGCCCCGGCACCTGATGAACGTCTTCAGCCACTGAGGGGGCCCAGCGACATGACTGCCATCGAAGCGCCTCGCACTCCCGCACGCCCCGCTCGCAAGCGCGGCGTGAACTGGGAGAAGTGGGGCTGGATCTACATGCGCGCCTCGGGCGTGGTGCTCCTCGTGCTCATCTTCGGGCACCTCTACGTGAACCTCATCGACGGTGAGGGCATCAAGGCCATCGACTTCGGGTTCGTCGGCGGCAAGTGGGCGCAGCCGTTCTGGCAGTGGTGGGACGTGCTGATGCTCTGGCTCGCGCTCATCCACGGCGCCAACGGCATGCGCACCATCGTGAACGACTACACGAACCCCGGCACGCTGCAGAAGGTGCTGAAGGGCGCGCTCTTCGCCGCGGCGGCCGTGCTGATCGTGCTCGGCACCCTCGTGGTCTTCACGTTCGACCCGTGCCCCGCGGGCTCCCCCGCGGACCTGCTCCCCTCGTTCTGCCCCGCCGTCTAGGAGACCTGTGAATCCCGAGAGCGCCCACGTCGAGACGAAGATCGTCGACGGCGTCCACTACCACCAGTACGACATCGTCATCGTCGGCGCCGGCGGCGCGGGCATGCGGGCGGCGATCGAGGCCGGCCCCGGTGCGCGCACGGCCGTCATCTCGAAGCTCTACCCGACGCGGTCCCACACCGGCGCGGCGCAGGGCGGCATGGCCGCCGCACTCGCCAACGTGGAGGAGGACAGCTGGGAGTGGCACACCTTCGACACCGTCAAGGGCGGTGACTACCTCGTCGACCAGGACGCCGCCGAGATCCTCGCCAAGGAGGCCATCGACGCGGTCATCGACCTCGAGAACATGGGCCTGCCGTTCAACCGCACGCCCGAGGGCAAGATCGACCAGCGGCGATTCGGCGGCCACACCCGCGACCACGGCAAGGCGCCGGTGCGCCGCGCGTGCTACGCGGCCGACCGCACGGGCCACATGATCCTGCAGACGCTCTTCCAGAACTGCGTGAAGCTCGGCATCGAGTTCTACAACGAGTACTACGCACTCGACCTCGTCATGACGGAGGTCGACGGCGTCGAGCAGCCGTCGGGCATCGTGGCCTACGAGCTCGCGACCGGCGAGCTGCACGTCTTCCAGGCCAAGGCGATCATCTTCGCGACCGGCGGGTTCGGCAAGATCTACAAGACCACGTCGAACGCGCACACCCTGACGGGCGACGGGGTCGGCATCATCTGGCGCAAGGGCCTGCCGCTCGAGGACATGGAGTTCTTCCAGTTCCACCCGACCGGCCTGGCCGGCCTCGGCATCCTCCTCACCGAGGGCGCCCGCGGCGAGGGCGCCATCCTCCGCAACGCCTCGGGCGAGCGGTTCATGGAGCGATACGCCCCCACCATCAAGGACCTCGCCCCGCGCGACATCGTCGCCCGCTGCATGGTGCAGGAGGTGGCGGAGGGCCGGGGCGCCGGCCCGCACAAGGACTACGTGCTCCTCGACTGCACCCACCTCGGCGCCGAGGTGCTCGAGACGAAGCTCCCCGACATCACCGAGTTCGCGCGCACCTACCTCGGCGTCGACCCGGTGTACGAGCCCGTCCCGGTCATGCCGACCGCGCACTACGCGATGGGCGGCATCCCCACGAACGTCGCCGCCGAGGTGCTGCGCGACAACACCACCGTCGTACCCGGCCTGTACGCCGCCGGCGAGTGCGCGTGCGTCTCGGTGCACGGATCCAACCGCCTCGGCACCAACTCGCTGCTCGACATCAACGTCTTCGGCAAGCGGGCCGGCCGCAACGCGGTCGAGTACGTGCAGACGGCCGACTTCGTGCCGCTGCCCGACGACCCCGCCGGCGACATCCGGCGCATGCTGCAGCTGCTGCGCGACTCGAACGGCACCGAGCGGATCGCCGCGATCCGCAAGGAGCTGCAGGACGAGATGGACAAGGGTGCGCAGGTGTTCCGCACCGACGAGTCCCTGGCCCACGTCACGAACGTGATCGCCGGGCTCCGCGACCGCTATCGCAACATCGCCGTGCAGGACAAGGGCAAGCGGTTCAACACCGACCTCCTCGAGGCGGTCGAGCTCGGCTTCCTCCTCGACCTCGCCGAGGTCGTCGTCTTCTCGGCCCGCAACCGCAAGGAGAGCCGCGGCGGCCACATGCGCGACGACTACCCGAACCGCGACGACGTGAACTACATGCAGCACACGATGGCCTACCTGTCGGGCGACGCGCACTCCTCGCTCGCCGACGACCACATCCGGCTCGACTGGAAACCCGTGACCATCACCCGCTACCAGCCGATGGAGAGGAAGTACTGACGTGACCACCGCCACGCTCGAGGCCCAGTCGACGGATGCCGCCATCCAGTCGTTCACCGTCACGTTCCTGATCCGCCGCTTCGACCCCGATGTCGACACCGAGCCGCGTTGGCAGGACTTCGACGTCGAGATGTATCCCACCGACCGGGTGCTCGATGCCCTGCACAAGATCAAGTGGGAGCAGGACGGCTCGCTCACCTTCCGCCGTTCGTGCGCCCACGGCATCTGCGGCTCCGACGCGATGCGCATCAACGGCCGCAATCGGCTCGCGTGCAAGACCCTCATCAAGGACCTCGACA
This DNA window, taken from Agromyces sp. 3263, encodes the following:
- the sdhC gene encoding succinate dehydrogenase, cytochrome b556 subunit, yielding MPETSAGTLTASGKPAKQRPGGTLYRGREGMWSWVLHRITGVAIFFFLLVHVLDTSLVRVSPEAYNAVIGTYQTPLMGLGETALVGAIVFHAFNGLRIILVDFWAWATRHQKVLFYVVIALWVVTMLAFVPRHLMNVFSH
- a CDS encoding mannose-1-phosphate guanylyltransferase, encoding MSDRSLPLDGFYSVIPAGGVGSRLWPLSRADAPKFLHDLTGSGQTLLKDTWDRLAPLSGEQRIMVVTGRAHRAAVEEQLPSLADANVVLESEPRDSTAAIGLAAAILERREPGVVIGSFAADHVISGDALFRSAVADAVAAARAGYIVTIGITPTEPAVGFGYIECGGPLEVPGAQRVEAVSNFVEKPDLDTARRYLAGGDHLWNAGMFIAKASTLLEELARTKPELHDALVELAAAWDDPATRGPAVDRIWPTIEKIAIDYSVAEPAAAAGRLAVIRGHFQWDDVGDFASLAKLNTAGRSGELAILGENARVLADASSGIVVSRANRVISLIGVHDIVVVDTPDALLVTTSEHAQRVKAVVDALRLGGSSDVL
- a CDS encoding BMP family ABC transporter substrate-binding protein, which produces MSVRRWFGSGAALVAASVMLAGCAPAPESGGSDAADAGCVRMVTNSGGLEDRSFNQSSWEGLQQAEDELGVDAEAIVSTGETDLAPNVQQAVDSGCELIVTVGYELAEATLEQGEANPDLAFAIVDETVEGDNVKPVVFDTAQASFLAGYLAAGVSKTGVVATFGGGNQPPVTLFMDGFVDGVAKYNEVHGTAVRALGWDKAKQDGAFTGDFEDINKGKALTEGFIDQGADVILPVAGQVGEGAASAALERGGVSVIWVDSDGYESLAAEFRPVLLTSVLKNTQDAMVEIVGAVQDGSFSNEPYVGTLENGGVEIAPYHDLAALVTPELDGEIEGLRQAIIAGELVVDSPSSPASR
- the sdhA gene encoding succinate dehydrogenase flavoprotein subunit produces the protein MNPESAHVETKIVDGVHYHQYDIVIVGAGGAGMRAAIEAGPGARTAVISKLYPTRSHTGAAQGGMAAALANVEEDSWEWHTFDTVKGGDYLVDQDAAEILAKEAIDAVIDLENMGLPFNRTPEGKIDQRRFGGHTRDHGKAPVRRACYAADRTGHMILQTLFQNCVKLGIEFYNEYYALDLVMTEVDGVEQPSGIVAYELATGELHVFQAKAIIFATGGFGKIYKTTSNAHTLTGDGVGIIWRKGLPLEDMEFFQFHPTGLAGLGILLTEGARGEGAILRNASGERFMERYAPTIKDLAPRDIVARCMVQEVAEGRGAGPHKDYVLLDCTHLGAEVLETKLPDITEFARTYLGVDPVYEPVPVMPTAHYAMGGIPTNVAAEVLRDNTTVVPGLYAAGECACVSVHGSNRLGTNSLLDINVFGKRAGRNAVEYVQTADFVPLPDDPAGDIRRMLQLLRDSNGTERIAAIRKELQDEMDKGAQVFRTDESLAHVTNVIAGLRDRYRNIAVQDKGKRFNTDLLEAVELGFLLDLAEVVVFSARNRKESRGGHMRDDYPNRDDVNYMQHTMAYLSGDAHSSLADDHIRLDWKPVTITRYQPMERKY
- a CDS encoding succinate dehydrogenase hydrophobic membrane anchor subunit — encoded protein: MTAIEAPRTPARPARKRGVNWEKWGWIYMRASGVVLLVLIFGHLYVNLIDGEGIKAIDFGFVGGKWAQPFWQWWDVLMLWLALIHGANGMRTIVNDYTNPGTLQKVLKGALFAAAAVLIVLGTLVVFTFDPCPAGSPADLLPSFCPAV
- a CDS encoding BMP family ABC transporter substrate-binding protein, which codes for MKVTTRKAALGGLAMFGAAVLLAGCGSAPEDSGSTDGAAASDFLPCMVSDAGGFDDKSFNQLGFEGLTKAADELGVEPVTVQSDSETDFAPNLTNLVDQGCNLITTVGFALAAAAGESAAANPDIEYVSIDDVVDNDFDGKTDSDNIKPIIFDTAQAAFLAGYAAADYSKTGVVGTFGGMNFPTVSIFMDGFKQGVDYHNTEKGTNVQVLGWDGTDGLFTGGFEANDTARNTAQGLIDQNVDVLLPVGGPIYQSAAAAIRDSGREIAMIGVDADFTETDPSVADLMLTSILKGIDVGTYEAVIAAGNGDFDNTPFVGTLENEGVGIAPFHDFESKVPSTLQGELDDLKAAIIAGDVEVKSYLAK